The genomic interval GCGGGCCAGGCCGTCGGCCGGCACCGGGGTCAGCTTGGACAGGTCGTTCTGCCAGAACGGGCCCGGCGCGAACGCGATCACCGCCGCGGCGAGCAGCGCCAGCGGCAGCAGCGACCAGCGCGGCCGCGGCAACCGCGCGATGCCGCGCCACAGCCGCGCCAGCGCCGGCGAATCGGCATGGTCACGCGGCGAGGGATCGATCAGCGCCGGCAGCAGCAGGCGCGTGGTCAGCGCCGCCACCAGCAGCCCGGCGATGGTGAACACCGCCAGCTGGCGCAGGCCGTCCACGCCGGAGAACAGGAAGGTGACGTAGGCGATGCAGGTGGACACCACGCCGGTGGCCAGGGTCGGCCACAGGTGGCGCGCGTTCTCGCGCGGGTCCAGGCCTGGCCGCTGATGGCTGAACAGATGGATCGGATAATCCTGGACTACGCCGATCAAGGTGAAGCCGAACGCCACGGTGATGCCGTGCACGCCGTCGAACAGCAGCGCCACCGCGCCCAGCCCGGCCAGGCCGGCGCTGGCCAGCGGCAGCACGCCGAGCACCGGGATCTTCCAGCTGCGGTAGGCGACCAGCAGCAGCACGATCAGGCCCAGCGTATCCAGCATGCCGATCCACTGCGCCTCGTTCTGGGTGCGCCCGCCGATCTCCACCGAGAACGCGCCCGGCCCGGTGAGGGTCAGCTTGCTGCCGGTGCCGGCGCTGGCCTTGGCGAAGGCGGCATGGATCGCGTCCACCGCCTGCTGTTGCCCGGTCGGATCGAACCCGGCGGCGCGGGTCTGCGCGACCAGCAGCGCGTCCTTGCCGGCGCGGTCGAACCAGACCCCGTCGCGCTGCTGCGGACCGCCGGCCGGCTGCAGGCTCTCGGCCAGGTGCAGCACTTCCATGGTCGGATCGCGCGGCAACAGCGGCTCGACCATCGCCGCGGCCGGCGAGCCCAGGTCCTGCAGCCGCGCCTGCAGCGCGTCGGCCAGCGTGGCCGCATCCAGCGGGTGGGCGTCGAAGCTGTCGCTGAGCAGGTAGCGGTAGGCCAGCAGCCGCTCCGGGATCGCATCCAGGCCGGCATCGGCGCCATTGGCGACCAGCTCGAAGGTGTCGCGTTGCGCGGCCAGCTGCGCGCGCAGCGCCTGCGATTGCCGCGCCAGGGTCGGCGCATCGGCACCGGACAGCGACATCAGCAGCAGCCGCGAACCCGGGCCTTCGCCGAGTTCGTCGAGCAGCAGTTTTTGCGCGGGGGTGCGGGCTTCCGGCATGAACTTGCGCAGATCGCCCGACACCTGCAGCACGTTGCCCAGCCAGATGCCGGCCACGGTCAACAGCACCAGCCACAGCAGCGCCAGCGAGATGCGCGCCTTCGAACTCAATTCACGTTTCATCGCTGCGACCACACAAGAGCCCACGCGTCTGGATCCGGGGCCGCGCGCGCGGCATCGGGCGATGCGAACCGACGCCTGCTACCGCGGGCGGGCATGAACTTGCGCAGATCGCCCGACACCTGCAGCACATTGCCCAGCCAGATGCCGGCCACGGTCAACAGCACCAGCCACAGCAGCGCCAGCGAGATGCGCGCCTTCGAACTCAATTCACGTTTCATCGCTGCGACCCGGCACAGGCATACAGGGCCGCGTGCGCAGCGGCGGACGGCGCGGGCCGCCACGCGTGATCGCAGACGCGCGGCATCAGCGCGCGTCGCCGTGGCACAGCGCGGTCAGCGCCTCGGTTTCGGTCAGGCTGGCCGCGTCGCGCGCGGCGCCGGCCAGCAGGGTGCGCTGCACGTCGCCCTTGGCCGGGGCGGTCTCGATGCAGCGCAGCTCGGCGCCGCGGCCGTACAGGCGCAGGCTGCGCACCTGCGCGGCCAGCGCCGGGTCCTTGGGCTGCAGCTGCAGCTGCCAGCGTTCGCGGCTGCCGCTGCTGCTCAGCGTGTAGTGCTGCTGCAACTGCGCGCGATCGCCGGACAGCAGCGCGCCGAAGCCGTTCTGCAGGCCCGCCAGTTCCGGCACCCGCGCCAGCGAGAAACGCCGCGGCGCCTTGCCGGCCCGCTCCAGCGTGGCTTCGCCGCCGCGCAGGGTGGTGGTCTCGCGGTACGGCGCGGTGACCTCGCGCACCAATGTGTCGGTGTCCGGGCGCCGGTACTGGCCCTGCACCCGCAACGGCGCCTTCAGCAACGGCGAGCCGCGCAGTTCGACGAAGTCGGTGCTGACCGGGACCGGCCGCGCCAGCTTCTGCAGGATCCAGCCGGGGTCGAGCGGCTCAGGCGACGCGGCGCACAGCGGTGCGGCGCTGCACAGCAGTATCAGCATCCACGGCAAGGTGCGGCGCATCGGCATGGCGGTTGTTCCAGAAATCGTAGAAGTTGAACCAGTTGTACGGCGCGGAGCGCGTGTAATGTTCAAGCCTGGCGGCGTAATCGCGGATGAGCGCCGCCAACGCCGGCGCGCGCTGCCGGCGCGGCAGGTCCAGGCCTTCGCTGAAGGTCTCGAACACCAGCTGGTAGCGGTTGCCGCCACGGTACAGGCCGAACGCCAGCACCACCGGCACCTTCAGCGCCGCGGCGATCAGCCACGGCGAGGTCGGGAACATCGCGCCCTGGCCGATGAACGCGGCCGGCAGCGCCGGGTCTTCCGGGCGCGGCCGATCGACCAGCAGCGCGACCAGCGCGCCTTCGTCGGTGGCGTGCTTGATCGCCATGACGATCGAGGTGCTGTCCATGCCGGCATCGATGATGTTGGCCGCCAGCTGCGGGTTCAGCGCGCCCAGCAGTTCGGTCATCGCCGGGTTGTGGGCCTTGTCCAGCACCACCTTGACCTGCACGTCGGGGCGCTCGGTGGCCAGCACCCGCAGGGCGTCGAAGCTGCCCAGGTGCGAGCCGAAGATCAGCACGCCGCGGCCGCGGTCCATCTGCGCATGCAGTTGCTCCAGGCCGTGGATGTCGACCTTGAAGCGGTGCATCTGCCCGCACAGCATGAACACCCGATCCAGGATGGTCGAGGCGAAGGTGTGGATGTGCCGGGCCACGTCCAGCAGCGTGGCCGGGCGGCCGAACACGCGCCCCAGGTAGTCGCGCGAGTCGCGCCGCTCCGGGCCCCGCACCAGCAGGAAATACAGGGTGATCGGATACAGCAGCAGGCGCCCCAGCGCGCGGCCGCCGTAGCGGGCGATGCTGCGGATCAGCCACAGCGCGAAGCGGCCGCCGCCCTCGGGGCGGTGTTTCCAGCTGGCGCTCATGCGGCCGCCTCGGCGACCAGGTCGCCGCTGACCAGCAGGTCCTCGCCGCGGCGCACGCGGAAACGCCAGCGCGGCGCGGCGCCGTCCAGTTCCACCCGCGCCGGCTGACCGGGCAGCAGCGGCTGCAGGAACTTCACCTGCGGCAGGCGCAGCGGCCCGCACGCGCCGTACGCGGCCTCGACTGCCTGCAGCACGTGGTCCAGCACCACCACGCCGGGCACGACCGGGTGGCCCGGGAAATGCCCCGGCAGGCTGGGATGATCATGCGGTACGACGAAATCCATAAGGCTTGCGACTCAGATCCTGGGTTCGAGCATGGCACGGACGGCCTGGTGCGCACGCTGGGTCAGCTGTTGCCGGTCCAACGGGCCGTCGGCGCCGTTCACGTTGATCGGCGTGCCGATCCGCACCCGGATCACCCCGGGCCGCACCCGGAACAGGCTGGTCGACGGCAGCACCTTGCCCGCTCCGTCCAACGCCACCGGCACCACCTCCACGCCAGCATCGATAGCGGCCTGCAACAGCCCGGCCTTGAATTCGGCCAGTTCGCCGCTGCGGCTGCGGGTGCCTTCCGGGAACAGGCACAGGTCCCGGCCCTGGCGCAGCAAGGCCGCGGCCTGGCGCCGGACCATCGCGCCGGCGCGGCGGCTGTCGCGGTCCAGGAACAGCATGCCGGTGGCGCGCGCGTACCAGTTCACGAACGGCACCTGCAGCATTTCGTCCTTGAGCAGGAAGCGCAACGGCACCGGCAGCGCCGCGAACAGCGCGCAGATGTCGATGATGGACTGGTGGTTGCTGACGAACAGATGGTTGCGCGACCAGTCCACCCGCTCCTGGCCTTCCACTTCGAAGCGCACACCGGCACCGAACATCAGCACCGGCGCCCACACCCGCGCGCCCATGCGCAGCGCCGGCCGCGGCCCAGCCAGCAGCAACAGGCCCAGCGCCACGACGATGCCCAGCCCGGTGAACGCCAGGGTGAACAGCAGTTGCAAGGTATTCCACACGGCCCAGGCCATGCGCGACGGCATCCCTGCCTGCGGCGTCTTCAGTTTGTCCTTGATGATCTGCACAAGCCTCTGCATCCCCCGATGCGCGCGTCAGCGCAATAGATCGCGCCAAAAAACCGGCCCCAGCCGCGCCAGCTGGTGCAGGAAGTCAGGCAGATTACGGTAGGGACGCTGCGGAAACCAGCGTCCGCGCAGGAAGTACTCGCCGACGAAGAAGCCGCCGATCACGCCATAGCCCAGCAGATTGGCGATCAGCGAGGCGTGCGCGTCGCCGATCGGCAGCGGCGACGCCTGTCCCAGCTGCGCCAGCACCCCGCTCGGCACCGCGCACAGCGCCAGCAACAGGTTCAGCAAGGTCATGGCGGCCAGCAGCAGCGTCCACGCCAGGGTGAGCCGGCGGGTGTAGCGCAGCTGCTCGGGGGTCAGCGGCAATCCGGCCTGGCGGTACAAGGCCTCGACGATGCGCGAGATCAGCGGCGTGCGCCCGCGCTGCAGGCTGCGCCCGAAGAACCAGGCCACCCAGGCGGTGAACAGCACCGGCGGCGCGGCCAGCAACAGCAGCGCGTGCGGCGAGCGCCACAGCGGCGCCAGCGCGGCCAGCGCCAGCAACGCCAGCGCCCAGGCCCACGGCCGCAACCGCGCCATCGGCTCCACCAGCACCATCAGCACCAGCGCCGCGCCGGCCAGGACGGCCAGGTCGGAACGGTGCGCGGCGTTGGCCCAATGCGCCAGCGGCGAATACGCCAGCGCCAGCAACACCCCCAGCGCCAGCGCCCACGGCGCGGCGGCGGCCGGCTCAGCTGGTCTTGTTGGCTTCGACATGCGCCGACAGTGCGCGCAGCGAGGCGAAGATGCGGCGATTCTCGTCGTTGTCCGAGCGCAGCTGGAAGCCGTAGCGCTTGCTGATCGCCAGCGCCAGTTCCAGCGCGTCGATCGAGTCCAGTCCCAGGCCGGTATTGAACAGCGGCGCCTCCGGATCGATGTCGCCGGGCTGCACGTCTTCCAGGTTCAGGCTCTCGACCAGCAGCTCGGCCAGTTCACGTTCGGCGGCGGTTTGCGAAGACATCCAGGGGCTTCCAGGCGATGAGGACAGGTGCGACAAGATGGTGCATCGGGCGCAGCGACGCAACTGTCCGACCCCGGCAGGCAAGCTATCATGACGCTCGCCTTACATGTCGACCGCAGGTTTTTCAGGATGAATTCCACCGCCACCGCCCGCGCATCCGCGCCCTCGTCCGCCACGCCGCAGGCTGCCGCGGCGGAAACGCCGGACGTGCTGGTGATCGGCGGCGGCCCGGCCGGCTGCGCCGCGGCGACCCTGTTGGCGCAGCGGGGATGGCAGGTGACGCTGCTGGAAAAAGACCACCATCCGCGCTTCCACATCGGCGAATCGCTGCTGCCGATGAACATCCCGATCCTGCAGCGGCTGGGCGTGCTCGAGCAGGTGCGCGCGATCGGCGTGCTCAAGCTCGGCGCCGATTTCCCCAACGACAGCGGCGGCTACAACACCTTCCGCTTCGACAAGGCGCTGGACGCGCAGTCCGACTACGCGTTCCAGGTGCCGCGCGCCGACTTCGACCGGGTCCTGTTCGCCCACGCCCGCGCCGCCGGCGCCGATCTGCGCGAAGGCATCAAGGTCGAGAGCGTGCAGCTGGACGGCGCGCAGCCGCTGGTGCAGGCGCGCGGCGCCGACGGCGTGCACAGCTTCCGTCCGCGCTACCTGATCGACGCCAGCGGCCGCGACACCTTCCTCGGCAACAAGCTCAAGCTCAAGCGCGCCAACGCCCGGCACCAGTCGGCGGCGTTGTTCAGCCATTTCCGCGGGGTGACGCGGCGCCCTGGCGAGGACGCCGGCAACATCAGCATCTACCGCCATCCGCACGGCTGGATGTGGCTGATTCCGCTGCCCGACGACGTGATGAGCGTCGGCGCGGTGTGCTACCCCGAATACATGAAGACCCGCCAGGGCGACAGCGAAGCGTTCCTGATGCGCACCCTGGCGCTGAACCCGGACGTGGTCGAGCGCATGGCCGGCGCGCAACGCGTGGCGCCGGTGCACGCCACCGGCAACTACGCCTACGAGTGCACGCGCATGAGCGGGCCGCGCTGGCTGATGCTCGGCGACGCCTATGCCTTCGTCGATCCGATGTTCTCCTCCGGCGTGTACCTGGCCATGCACAGCGCCGAACGCGGCGCGGCGATGGTGGACGCGGCGCTGCGCGATCCGGCCAGCGAAGCGCGCCTGCAGCGGCGCCTGGAGCGGCACCTGCGGCGCGGTCTGAGCGAGTTCAAATGGTTCATCTACCGCTTCACTTCGCCGACCATGCGCGAACTGTTCGCGCATCCGCGCAACGTGCTGCAGGTGGAACAGGCGATCGTGGCGATGCTGGCCGGCGATGTCTTCGACAACCGCGCGGTGCTGCGCCGGCTGCGCGTGTTCCGCGCGATCTACGCCATGTCCGCCGCGGCGATGCTGCCGCGCGCCTGGCAATCCTGGCGGCAGCGACGCCGCCAGGCACGCGAACAGTTCCACGGCGACACCTTGCACGGAGACAAATCATGAGCCGGCCACACCCGCAGTTCCCGCCCCACGCGCAGCGGCATCCGCAGCTGCAGGTGGACTACGTCGCCGAGACCGATCCGGGCGCGCTGCTGCGCGACGAACGGGTGTTGGCGGTGTTCGGCTTCGGCAACGACGCGCCGCATCACGACGATCCGCGCTACCTGCGCGTGCCGCTGCAGCCGCACGGTCCGCGCATGCTCGAGGTCTGGCGCACCGACGCGCCGGTCAGCAGCGGCCGCGACGGCGCCATCGCCTGGGCCCGCGACGGGCACCTGCAGTTCGGCGTGATCGAGATCGACGAGCAGGCGCTGGAGATCGAAGAGGCCTCGGCGCTGGCCTACGCCCAGATCACCGCCTTCGTCGCGCGCAGCGCCACGCCGCGCCTGCTGCGCATCTGGAACTACCTCGACGCGATCACCCTGGGCAGCGGCGACCGCGAGCGCTACCGCCAGTTCTGCGTCGGCCGCGCGCGGGGCCTGGGCGACTTCGACGCCAGCCAGCTGCCGGCCGCCACCGCGGTCGGCCGTTGCGACGACGCGCGGGTGATCCAGATCTACTGGCTGGCCGCCGCGCAGGCCGGCACGCCGCTGGAGAACCCGCGCCAGGTCAGCGCCTACCGCTACCCGCGCCAGTACGGCCCGCAATCGCCGAGCTTCGCCCGCGCGATGCTGCCACCGGCCGGCAGCGACATGCCACTGCTGCTGTCCGGCACCGCCAGCGTGGTCGGCCATGCCTCGATGCACAGCGGCCAGCTGCTGGCGCAGCTGGAGGAGACCTTCGCCAATTTCGACGCGCTGCTGGCCGCCGCCCGCACCCACAATCCCGACCTGCCGGCGCAGTTCGGCGACGGCACCCGGCTCAAGGTCTATGTGCGCGAAGCGGCCGACCTGCCGTTGGTCGCCGCCGCGCTGGACGCCCGCTTCGGCGACCGCGTGCCGCGCCTGCTGCTGCACGCGGTGATCTGCCGCAACGAACTGGCGGTGGAGATCGATGGCGTGCATGGTTGAGCGCACCCCATCGCCGCAAGCCGCAACACTCCCCACTGTAGGAGCGGCTTCAGCCGCGACAGGAGTTTGCTGATAGGCGCCGTCCCGCACCACGCCGACGGTAAGCTGGATCGCGATGCGACACCCAGCTACCGCGCTGCAGCGTGCACTGCGTCGCCGCTAGCGTGCCGGCGCGCGAAGCGATGGATCGTCCATGCCGCGGGCCAGTTCCTGCTGCTGCGCGGTGCGCTGCTGCTCCTGCGCCAGCGCCTGGTTGGCGAGCGCGAGCTTCTGGTCCGACAGCTCCACCGGCGTGGCCAGCGCCTGCTCCACTGGAACGACCGCGCGCTTCATCGCCGGATCGTCCAGCGAGCCCTGCACGGCGATGAGGTTTCCGGTCTTGCCCAGCACGACGTGGTCGACCCGATCCAGGGCATTGCCCGCGAGCGAATAATCGGACTTGCCCGGATACATGTCGCGGTTGTCCTTGCACGCTGCCAGCAGGCTACGGCTGAGGCGCTCACTATTGTCGTCGTAGGGCTTGCCCAGATCGGCATCGACTTTGCGCATGCCAGTGCGGATTTGCTCCAGCAAGGCATGATCGGGATGATGCGGATGTGCGGGATCCCCCGCGCGCTCGGGCGAGCGTTCCGGCTCTGGCAACTGGTTCACCAGCGGAGACACATGCCGGTGCGTATTGACGGTATGTTGGAACAAGCGCGCGGTAGGCGGCTGTGTGCTGCTATCGAGGTACGGCATCTGCTGGCCGTTGCCGCCCAGGTTCAGGCCGTTTTCCTCCAGCAGAGACTCGCGCAGATGCAGACGCGATAGATTCAGAGCGATCTGTGGCGTGCTGTTGCCCGGAATTTGTGGATGTCGGGCGCGCTCGACCTGGGCGATATAGCTGATCGGCTTAGCGGCGTAATAGTTCACGTAATCGGAGTTACCTCGCGCGCCAAGCCTGGTGACTACGGGCGCCTTATCGAAAAAGTTATGTCCCATTCCCTCCAGGTTGGCCGGACTCTGGTCCATTGTCATGTCGGCATTGACGCTGAGATTCCGCTTGAGCGCATAGGCGTGGTGAGGGCGCGCTCCCGATCGATCTATGAAATCCCCCATCCGGCCGGGCTGTTCGTTGTAGATGTCCTCAAGCGTCGGGTTCGAGTTGGTTGTGCGGACCTTGCTGACAACGGCATTCCAACCCGCTATCTGCGCTCCGGCCTCGTCCCGGCGATTCTGTGCCAGCAAGTTCACCAGCGGCCTGGTGTAGTCGCGCGGACTCGGTCCCTGCGCAACATTGTCCACTGCAACACCGAATGCGGCCAGCGCCCGCCCGGTTTCGGCAGCATTGAAGCCATGGCGCAATTCATGACCCAATACAAAGGTGATTTCTCCAGCATTCGAAGCGTGTCCTGGAACCGGGTTCCCTAACTGCGCCAAGGGAAGTCGCATCGCCTTGTGCTGAGGATCGTATTCGCCACCCGCGTTGCGGTTGGTCAGCGGTACGATTTGCGTCAACTGACCATGCGCCACTGCGCTATTGATCTGATCCACCAAAACAGGGGATGCGTTGATGATCGAACTCAGATTTCTCGCCTGATCGGGAGTGACGCCAGGCTGATTAGCGAAGTGACCGACAACGGCTTGTGCTTGGGGTGAGAGAGGCATGCCCTGTTCCGCCTTTAGCCGACCAATACCATTTGCACGCACGCGTGAAGAATTTTCTCTTGCGGCTCGCTGGCTTCTCCGCGCGGATAGACCTGCACCCACATTCCAGGGCGTTCAAAAGAGTCGTACATCAATCTTCCGTGCGAAAGCTTCTCACCGCCGAACGGCGCCTGTGGCGGGGAGTCGTAGTAAGAATTGCGCACGAATCCCATCCCCTCGAGTTCGCCCGTGAACCGATCAAAATCCATCTGGCAGATACTGGTCATATCCGGAGATGTCCCCGGAACTTTCGGATCGAAACTGAATTCCATCCCAGGATTGGCCTTCCGCATATTGACCTCGAAACCATGCATCCAGTCAGGCGCGACCTGCTCACCGAATCCATAGCGCCCAGAGCCATCGCTGGCGTAATCCATCTTCACCCCCATTACCTCGCTCAATCGCTGCGGCGTGAACTCGGCAACGCTCTTGCTAGTGCGTATCAAGGCCAACAATCGCGTCAGCATCTGTTCGGCCGTCAACTTCGGAGACGAGGGCGTAGCAGCCTGATCGGCGGCGCCGGGCTTGGCGGACGAGGTCATGGCAGTTTCCTTGACGGGAGTCGGAACGGAAGGCGTGCGCGCAGGGACGTGGGTACAGGCGCCCAGAAGGAGCAAGGCGACGAAAGCAGGAGAAGCGCGATAGCGCATGCGAAACATCCCTGATACGCGGAGCGATGGGTCGAGTATACAAATCGAGGGGTCTAAATCGATTGGCACCGGGCCATCTGGACATTTCCGGTCAATCCACAACCGGCCCGACATGACCTCGATAAGGATCAGCGCCGCGCCATCGCCACAGCGCGGCACACGACTCAGCCTTCGCGCTCCCCAGCCAACAACGCCAGCAACCGGTCGCGCGGCAGCTTGCCGGTCTCGTTGCGCGGCAGGGCGTCGAGCTTGCGCAGGCGGCGCGGCAGGAACACCGGGTCCAGCTCGCGGCGCAGCGCGGCCAGGATCGCGGCTTCGTCCAGGCTCGGCGCGACCACCACGGCGGCGATGCGGCCGACCGCCTGGCCGGGCTCGGGCTCCAGCTGCAGCATCGCGCCATCGACCACGCCCGGCACGCCCAGCAGGCGCCGGGTCAGATCGGCCAGCGAGGCGCGCTTGCCGGCGATCTCCAGCAGGTCGGCCTGGCGGCCGCGGACCTGGAAGCGGCCGTCGGCGCCCACGTCCATCAGGTCGGCCAGCAACACCGGCTGCGGCAGGTGCGGCGCATGCACCAAGGTGCCGTCGGGTTGCGGCGCCACGCGTACGCCGGGCAACGGCGTCCACTGCGCTTCGCAGGCGGTGCGGCGGCTGGCGAACACGCAGGTTTCGGTAGAGCCGAACATCTCGCGCACCTGCCCGCCGAAGCGCGCCTCGGCGGCCGCGGCCAGTTCCTGCGCCAGCGGCGCGGTGGCCGAGACGATGCCGGCCAGCGGCGGCAGGGCGACGCCGGATTCGACCAGCGCGCGCAGATGCACCGGCGTGGTCACCAGCAACCGCGGCGCCGGCACCTGCGCCAGCGCGCGCGCCACGTCCTCGGGAAAGAACGGGCGCCCGGCATGCACCGCCAGCGGCGTCACCAGCGGCAGCAGCACCGACAGCTCCATGCCGTACATGTGCTGCGGCGGCACCGTGGCCACCACCTGCGGTATCGCATCGGTCTCCCACAATCCGACCAGCGCCAGCAGATCCTGGCGGGTGCTGGTCAGGAAGCTGCCCCAGGTCTTGGGATTGGGTTTCGGCGCGCCGGTGCTGCCGGAGGTGAAGCCGATCGCGACCAGCGCATCGGCCGCCAGCTGCGGCATGTCGCCATCCAGGCTCGGCAACGGGTCGGGCAGCTGCCAGTAGCGCGGCGGCGGTTCGGCCAGCGCCATGTCGCCCAGGCAATAGGTGTCGGCATGGCCACGTTGCACCTCGGCCACCACCGCCGGCGCGCGCGAGGACGGCAGCAGCGAGGTCTGCCCGCGCAGCGCGACCGCGCAGAACGCGACCATGAAACGG from Xanthomonas sp. DAR 34887 carries:
- a CDS encoding MMPL family transporter, yielding MKRELSSKARISLALLWLVLLTVAGIWLGNVLQVSGDLRKFMPEARTPAQKLLLDELGEGPGSRLLLMSLSGADAPTLARQSQALRAQLAAQRDTFELVANGADAGLDAIPERLLAYRYLLSDSFDAHPLDAATLADALQARLQDLGSPAAAMVEPLLPRDPTMEVLHLAESLQPAGGPQQRDGVWFDRAGKDALLVAQTRAAGFDPTGQQQAVDAIHAAFAKASAGTGSKLTLTGPGAFSVEIGGRTQNEAQWIGMLDTLGLIVLLLVAYRSWKIPVLGVLPLASAGLAGLGAVALLFDGVHGITVAFGFTLIGVVQDYPIHLFSHQRPGLDPRENARHLWPTLATGVVSTCIAYVTFLFSGVDGLRQLAVFTIAGLLVAALTTRLLLPALIDPSPRDHADSPALARLWRGIARLPRPRWSLLPLALLAAAVIAFAPGPFWQNDLSKLTPVPADGLARDAHLRKELGAPDVRYVLALPAASADAALAASERLRPRLDALVARGELAGYDMAARYLPSAATQQRRQAALPDAAQARALTAAAVDATPFRADAFAPFLADLEQARRAPPLTARDLHGTPLATTVDGLLLDRADHATALVSLTGLRDPAQLADAVQGSGAQLMDLKDASESLVAAYRGRVLAALGIAALLLALTVAIALRTPRRIVRVLLPMALTTLLILAILRGCGVELNLFHLIALILAAGLGLDYALFFDHAGDDRADQLRTLHALIVCSLMTLLVFALLAASSIPVLRAIGSTVALGVLFNFVLALLISRETASDASASAAH
- a CDS encoding LolA-related protein, with product MPMRRTLPWMLILLCSAAPLCAASPEPLDPGWILQKLARPVPVSTDFVELRGSPLLKAPLRVQGQYRRPDTDTLVREVTAPYRETTTLRGGEATLERAGKAPRRFSLARVPELAGLQNGFGALLSGDRAQLQQHYTLSSSGSRERWQLQLQPKDPALAAQVRSLRLYGRGAELRCIETAPAKGDVQRTLLAGAARDAASLTETEALTALCHGDAR
- a CDS encoding acyltransferase, yielding MSASWKHRPEGGGRFALWLIRSIARYGGRALGRLLLYPITLYFLLVRGPERRDSRDYLGRVFGRPATLLDVARHIHTFASTILDRVFMLCGQMHRFKVDIHGLEQLHAQMDRGRGVLIFGSHLGSFDALRVLATERPDVQVKVVLDKAHNPAMTELLGALNPQLAANIIDAGMDSTSIVMAIKHATDEGALVALLVDRPRPEDPALPAAFIGQGAMFPTSPWLIAAALKVPVVLAFGLYRGGNRYQLVFETFSEGLDLPRRQRAPALAALIRDYAARLEHYTRSAPYNWFNFYDFWNNRHADAPHLAVDADTAVQRRTAVRRVA
- a CDS encoding lysophospholipid acyltransferase family protein, whose protein sequence is MPSRMAWAVWNTLQLLFTLAFTGLGIVVALGLLLLAGPRPALRMGARVWAPVLMFGAGVRFEVEGQERVDWSRNHLFVSNHQSIIDICALFAALPVPLRFLLKDEMLQVPFVNWYARATGMLFLDRDSRRAGAMVRRQAAALLRQGRDLCLFPEGTRSRSGELAEFKAGLLQAAIDAGVEVVPVALDGAGKVLPSTSLFRVRPGVIRVRIGTPINVNGADGPLDRQQLTQRAHQAVRAMLEPRI
- a CDS encoding ketosynthase, translated to MSKPTRPAEPAAAAPWALALGVLLALAYSPLAHWANAAHRSDLAVLAGAALVLMVLVEPMARLRPWAWALALLALAALAPLWRSPHALLLLAAPPVLFTAWVAWFFGRSLQRGRTPLISRIVEALYRQAGLPLTPEQLRYTRRLTLAWTLLLAAMTLLNLLLALCAVPSGVLAQLGQASPLPIGDAHASLIANLLGYGVIGGFFVGEYFLRGRWFPQRPYRNLPDFLHQLARLGPVFWRDLLR
- the xanC gene encoding xanthomonadin biosynthesis acyl carrier protein XanC, with amino-acid sequence MSSQTAAERELAELLVESLNLEDVQPGDIDPEAPLFNTGLGLDSIDALELALAISKRYGFQLRSDNDENRRIFASLRALSAHVEANKTS
- a CDS encoding NAD(P)/FAD-dependent oxidoreductase produces the protein MNSTATARASAPSSATPQAAAAETPDVLVIGGGPAGCAAATLLAQRGWQVTLLEKDHHPRFHIGESLLPMNIPILQRLGVLEQVRAIGVLKLGADFPNDSGGYNTFRFDKALDAQSDYAFQVPRADFDRVLFAHARAAGADLREGIKVESVQLDGAQPLVQARGADGVHSFRPRYLIDASGRDTFLGNKLKLKRANARHQSAALFSHFRGVTRRPGEDAGNISIYRHPHGWMWLIPLPDDVMSVGAVCYPEYMKTRQGDSEAFLMRTLALNPDVVERMAGAQRVAPVHATGNYAYECTRMSGPRWLMLGDAYAFVDPMFSSGVYLAMHSAERGAAMVDAALRDPASEARLQRRLERHLRRGLSEFKWFIYRFTSPTMRELFAHPRNVLQVEQAIVAMLAGDVFDNRAVLRRLRVFRAIYAMSAAAMLPRAWQSWRQRRRQAREQFHGDTLHGDKS
- a CDS encoding pteridine-dependent deoxygenase, which gives rise to MSRPHPQFPPHAQRHPQLQVDYVAETDPGALLRDERVLAVFGFGNDAPHHDDPRYLRVPLQPHGPRMLEVWRTDAPVSSGRDGAIAWARDGHLQFGVIEIDEQALEIEEASALAYAQITAFVARSATPRLLRIWNYLDAITLGSGDRERYRQFCVGRARGLGDFDASQLPAATAVGRCDDARVIQIYWLAAAQAGTPLENPRQVSAYRYPRQYGPQSPSFARAMLPPAGSDMPLLLSGTASVVGHASMHSGQLLAQLEETFANFDALLAAARTHNPDLPAQFGDGTRLKVYVREAADLPLVAAALDARFGDRVPRLLLHAVICRNELAVEIDGVHG
- a CDS encoding XVIPCD domain-containing protein: MPLSPQAQAVVGHFANQPGVTPDQARNLSSIINASPVLVDQINSAVAHGQLTQIVPLTNRNAGGEYDPQHKAMRLPLAQLGNPVPGHASNAGEITFVLGHELRHGFNAAETGRALAAFGVAVDNVAQGPSPRDYTRPLVNLLAQNRRDEAGAQIAGWNAVVSKVRTTNSNPTLEDIYNEQPGRMGDFIDRSGARPHHAYALKRNLSVNADMTMDQSPANLEGMGHNFFDKAPVVTRLGARGNSDYVNYYAAKPISYIAQVERARHPQIPGNSTPQIALNLSRLHLRESLLEENGLNLGGNGQQMPYLDSSTQPPTARLFQHTVNTHRHVSPLVNQLPEPERSPERAGDPAHPHHPDHALLEQIRTGMRKVDADLGKPYDDNSERLSRSLLAACKDNRDMYPGKSDYSLAGNALDRVDHVVLGKTGNLIAVQGSLDDPAMKRAVVPVEQALATPVELSDQKLALANQALAQEQQRTAQQQELARGMDDPSLRAPAR
- a CDS encoding AMP-binding protein, coding for MPVASSAVSPPLLHPLAVGDLQRPLAYAGGQHIDLATFLGHVRGLAAALPAGRHALNLCEDRYRFMVAFCAVALRGQTSLLPSSRAPAVVAEVQRGHADTYCLGDMALAEPPPRYWQLPDPLPSLDGDMPQLAADALVAIGFTSGSTGAPKPNPKTWGSFLTSTRQDLLALVGLWETDAIPQVVATVPPQHMYGMELSVLLPLVTPLAVHAGRPFFPEDVARALAQVPAPRLLVTTPVHLRALVESGVALPPLAGIVSATAPLAQELAAAAEARFGGQVREMFGSTETCVFASRRTACEAQWTPLPGVRVAPQPDGTLVHAPHLPQPVLLADLMDVGADGRFQVRGRQADLLEIAGKRASLADLTRRLLGVPGVVDGAMLQLEPEPGQAVGRIAAVVVAPSLDEAAILAALRRELDPVFLPRRLRKLDALPRNETGKLPRDRLLALLAGEREG